A stretch of DNA from Nitrospirota bacterium:
ATAACCTCCTCTGCTGTAAGGGCAAAAGCCTCAAAAGGCAGAAGCATTATGAGTAAAACAATCAAATACCTTATCATCTCAAACCTCCTCTTTTTCTTTTATCTGTCATTCCGTGCTTGACACGGAATCCAGGGTTTCCTGTGGAAACAGGAATCCAATTCCTTTGTATAGTTCCCTCCTTTCACGGGGATGGCGTCTGGATTCCTGCTTTCGCAGGAATGACATCAGTGTTTTGTAACTTTTTACTTTCTACTTCTTATTTCTCACTTTTCTTATCTATCCCCAACGACCTGAGGATTGGCATCATCGGTCACCAGTTTGTAAAGGCAGACTGCAAGAGATTCAGTCCCATAATTGCAGTAAGTATAAGCCAATTTACTGAATGCACCTGAGCCAAAATTAAACTCACCAATACTACAACTCCCGCTATTCCTCTGAGCCATCTCTCTAACATATCACACCTCCTGCTGTTTTCTTCATGAACCCCGCACCACGACTTTACCCAGCCCTTTCTATCAAAGGCTTGGTTTATAGCCGTGGCATCAAGGTTATAACCTTTCAGGAATTTCCCGCATTCCTCCAGCATTCACACTCGTGGCTTCCTGTGGTGCGG
This window harbors:
- a CDS encoding DUF2892 domain-containing protein, with the protein product MLEECGKFLKGYNLDATAINQAFDRKGWVKSWCGVHEENSRRCDMLERWLRGIAGVVVLVSLILAQVHSVNWLILTAIMGLNLLQSAFTNW